A genomic window from Candidatus Andeanibacterium colombiense includes:
- the ndk gene encoding nucleoside-diphosphate kinase: MAVTRTFSIIKPDATRRNLTGAVTKMLEEAGLRVVASKRIHMTREQAEGFYAVHKERPFFGELVDFMISGPVVVQVLEGEDAMQRNRDIMGATNPANAEPGTIRKELAESIEANTVHGSDSDENAAIEIAYFFKPEEIVG, translated from the coding sequence ATGGCGGTCACCCGCACCTTTTCGATCATCAAGCCCGACGCCACCCGCCGCAACCTGACCGGCGCGGTCACCAAGATGCTCGAGGAAGCCGGCCTGCGCGTCGTCGCTTCGAAGCGCATCCACATGACCCGCGAACAGGCCGAAGGGTTCTACGCGGTCCACAAGGAACGCCCGTTCTTCGGCGAACTGGTCGATTTCATGATCAGCGGCCCGGTGGTGGTGCAGGTGCTCGAAGGCGAAGACGCGATGCAGCGCAACCGCGACATCATGGGCGCGACCAACCCGGCCAATGCCGAACCCGGCACGATCCGCAAGGAACTGGCCGAATCGATCGAAGCCAACACCGTCCACGGGTCGGATTCGGACGAGAACGCGGCGATCGAGATCGCCTATTTCTTCAAGCCGGAAGAAATCGTCGGCTAA
- a CDS encoding DNA polymerase III subunit chi — protein MRADFYQLGGETVEQTIPLLASKIKDAGGRLLVVSDDPAQLEAVGEALWRERPDDFLANGTAGGEHDARQPILLSHRCDAPNGARLVMFADGLWRDEGVGFDRAFLLFGEATLAGARAAWRTLGEREDIERRFWKREGGRWVEGP, from the coding sequence ATGCGCGCCGATTTCTACCAGCTCGGCGGCGAGACGGTCGAACAGACGATCCCGCTGCTCGCGTCCAAGATCAAGGATGCGGGCGGCAGGCTGCTGGTCGTGTCGGACGATCCGGCGCAGCTCGAAGCGGTCGGCGAGGCGCTGTGGCGCGAGCGGCCGGACGATTTCCTCGCCAACGGCACCGCGGGCGGCGAACACGACGCGCGCCAGCCGATTCTGCTTTCGCACCGCTGCGATGCGCCCAACGGCGCGCGGCTGGTGATGTTCGCGGATGGCCTGTGGCGCGACGAGGGGGTGGGTTTCGACCGCGCCTTCCTGCTGTTCGGCGAGGCGACCCTGGCCGGCGCGCGCGCGGCCTGGCGTACGCTGGGCGAACGCGAGGATATCGAGCGCCGGTTCTGGAAGCGCGAGGGCGGCCGGTGGGTCGAGGGGCCTTGA
- the lptD gene encoding LPS assembly protein LptD yields MTAALPLRRTAVRAAALALGTFAAGCALPAFAQDAGQDQTAPSNRIPLNGTSSPDGAPPIAEETRQVAFEADNLDYNYDTEIVTATGNVILRSEGQSVRADKVVWNRKSNQIVADGNIRSVDKDGNVLYSDSLTLTDDMKIGAMQNLLLALREGGRLAAVSGQQAADGTITLDHAAYSACSVEDSDGCPKAPTWRIVAQKVTYDPDEKRVRFRGATLELFGMRLLPIPGLVVATDGRAINGLLIPDIRYSASNGVEISDSYYLRLADNHDLTVTGHVYTNAAPMVSAQYRALLDDGAFQVTGYATRSGRFGTGTVSDPVTEEEQAWRGYFFGNGRFQFSPEWSLTASARIASDRTFLRRYDISRDDRLRSNINLERIDDNSYLTIQGWATQTLRVGDDQGQVPVALPLIDYRRRLADPVLGGNVQLQINSLAITRTDGQDTQRAFAGAQWDLTRITGMGQEVTFTGLLRGDVYHSDENDLTATAIYRGNPGWQARGVALAAVDVKWPFVGEFMGGTQVLTPRVQLVATPPIDNLDVPNEDSRSIDLEDSNLFALNRFPGYDRIEDGARVTYGFDWQYKRPNLQIKTTIGQSYRLTSEATLLPDGTGLSGRLSDFVGRTEIRYKDFLKLTHRFRLDKDSFTVRRNELDLTVGSAATYFEAGYLRLNRDISAQLEDLQDREELRVAGRVGFAKYWSIFGSSVINLTDKEEDPTLTADGFDPLRTRLGVAYADDCLEVSLTWRRDYIANGDAAKGDTFQIHFALKNLGF; encoded by the coding sequence ATGACCGCCGCCCTGCCCTTGCGCCGCACAGCCGTGCGGGCCGCCGCGCTGGCGCTCGGCACCTTCGCGGCCGGCTGCGCGCTGCCGGCCTTCGCGCAGGATGCGGGGCAGGATCAGACCGCCCCTTCGAACCGCATCCCGTTGAACGGCACTTCCTCCCCCGATGGCGCGCCGCCGATCGCGGAGGAAACCCGCCAGGTCGCCTTCGAAGCGGACAATCTGGACTATAATTACGATACCGAGATCGTCACCGCGACCGGCAACGTGATCCTGCGCAGCGAAGGCCAGTCCGTCCGCGCGGACAAGGTCGTGTGGAACCGCAAGAGCAACCAGATCGTGGCCGACGGCAATATCCGCTCGGTCGATAAGGACGGCAACGTCCTCTATTCCGACAGCCTGACCCTGACCGACGACATGAAGATCGGCGCGATGCAGAATTTGCTGCTGGCGCTGCGCGAGGGTGGGCGGCTGGCGGCCGTTTCGGGGCAGCAGGCGGCGGACGGCACGATCACGCTCGACCATGCGGCCTATTCGGCCTGCTCGGTCGAGGATTCGGACGGCTGCCCGAAAGCGCCGACCTGGCGGATCGTGGCCCAGAAGGTCACCTACGATCCGGACGAGAAGCGCGTGCGCTTCCGCGGCGCGACGCTGGAATTGTTCGGCATGCGGCTGCTGCCGATCCCCGGCCTTGTGGTCGCGACCGACGGGCGCGCGATCAACGGGCTGCTGATCCCCGACATCCGCTATTCCGCCTCGAACGGGGTGGAAATCAGCGATTCCTATTATCTCCGGCTCGCGGACAATCACGACCTGACCGTCACCGGCCACGTCTATACCAACGCCGCGCCGATGGTTTCCGCGCAATATCGCGCACTGCTGGACGACGGGGCATTCCAGGTCACCGGCTATGCCACGCGTAGCGGACGCTTCGGCACCGGCACGGTCTCCGATCCCGTCACCGAAGAGGAACAGGCCTGGCGCGGGTACTTCTTCGGCAACGGCAGATTTCAGTTCTCGCCCGAATGGAGCCTGACCGCCTCGGCCCGCATCGCGAGCGACCGCACCTTCCTGCGCCGCTACGACATCAGCCGCGACGACCGCCTGCGCTCGAACATCAACCTCGAGCGGATCGACGACAATTCCTATCTTACCATCCAGGGCTGGGCGACCCAGACATTGCGCGTCGGCGATGACCAGGGCCAGGTTCCGGTCGCGCTGCCGCTGATCGACTATCGCCGCCGGCTCGCCGATCCGGTGCTCGGCGGCAACGTCCAGCTCCAGATCAACAGCCTCGCGATCACCCGCACCGACGGGCAGGACACGCAGCGCGCCTTCGCGGGCGCCCAGTGGGATCTCACCCGCATCACCGGCATGGGCCAGGAAGTGACGTTTACCGGCCTGCTGCGCGGCGACGTCTATCATTCCGACGAGAACGACCTGACCGCGACCGCGATCTATCGCGGCAATCCCGGCTGGCAGGCGCGCGGCGTGGCGCTGGCCGCAGTCGACGTGAAATGGCCTTTCGTCGGCGAATTCATGGGCGGCACGCAGGTCCTCACGCCGCGAGTCCAGCTCGTCGCGACCCCGCCGATCGACAATCTCGATGTTCCGAACGAGGATTCGCGCTCGATCGACCTCGAGGATTCGAACCTGTTCGCGCTCAACCGCTTCCCCGGCTACGACCGGATCGAAGACGGCGCGCGCGTCACCTACGGCTTCGACTGGCAGTACAAGCGGCCGAATCTGCAGATCAAGACCACGATCGGCCAATCCTACCGCCTGACCAGCGAGGCGACGCTGCTGCCCGACGGCACCGGCCTGAGCGGCCGCCTGTCGGACTTCGTCGGGCGGACCGAAATCCGCTACAAGGATTTCCTCAAGCTCACGCACCGCTTCCGGCTCGACAAGGACAGTTTCACCGTCCGCCGCAACGAGCTGGACCTTACCGTGGGCTCTGCCGCGACCTATTTCGAAGCCGGCTATCTCCGGCTCAACCGGGACATCTCCGCGCAGCTCGAGGATCTGCAGGACCGCGAGGAACTGCGCGTGGCCGGCCGTGTCGGCTTCGCGAAATACTGGTCGATCTTCGGCTCCAGCGTGATCAACCTGACCGACAAGGAAGAGGATCCGACGCTGACCGCGGACGGCTTCGACCCGCTGCGCACCCGCCTCGGGGTCGCCTATGCGGAC
- a CDS encoding leucyl aminopeptidase produces the protein MQFTFRDANAAALPRLRALIVNQDALPADLEPQMLEGAKAARFSGKTGQVFEGFVSRDGAVVRLALAGAGQASAADRTAALEKAGAALSARFLTSGENAIALDLSDAGLSAEDAAAVLFGLRLRAWRHDYRTKLKDEQKVSLVEAIVTGAPAGTEAAFAVQEAVADGVEFTRELVTEPANIIYPESFVERCKARFAGTGVEITVLDETQMAALGMGALLGVAQGSARKPRLLALTWNGGKPGEKPVAFVGKGVTFDTGGISIKPAAGMEDMKWDMGGAGAVAGALLALAKRKAKANIVGVCGLVENMPDGNAQRPGDVVTSMSGQTIEVINTDAEGRLVLCDALTWVQKEHEPTAIVDLATLTGAIIISLAHEYAGLFSNDDPLAEKLIASGKASGDVLWRMPVGPAYDKMIDSPIADMKNVGARGGGSITAAQFIQRFVENGTPWAHLDIAGTVWVDKPGATWDKGATGYGVRLLDRFVRDNLEG, from the coding sequence ATGCAGTTCACTTTTCGCGACGCCAACGCAGCAGCGCTTCCGCGCCTGCGCGCGCTCATCGTCAATCAGGATGCCTTGCCCGCCGATCTCGAGCCGCAGATGCTCGAAGGCGCCAAGGCCGCGCGTTTCTCGGGCAAGACCGGCCAGGTTTTCGAAGGTTTCGTCAGCCGTGACGGGGCGGTCGTCCGCCTCGCGCTGGCCGGCGCCGGGCAGGCCTCGGCGGCGGATCGCACGGCCGCGCTGGAAAAGGCCGGTGCCGCGCTGTCCGCGCGCTTCCTGACCTCGGGTGAAAATGCGATCGCACTCGATCTCTCCGATGCGGGCCTGTCGGCGGAGGATGCCGCCGCGGTCCTGTTCGGGCTGCGGCTGCGCGCCTGGCGCCACGACTATCGCACCAAGCTGAAGGACGAACAGAAGGTCAGCCTGGTCGAAGCGATCGTCACGGGTGCCCCGGCCGGCACCGAAGCTGCCTTCGCGGTGCAGGAAGCGGTGGCCGACGGCGTCGAGTTCACCCGCGAGCTGGTCACGGAACCGGCCAACATCATCTATCCCGAAAGCTTCGTCGAACGCTGCAAGGCGCGTTTTGCCGGCACCGGGGTCGAGATCACCGTGCTCGACGAGACGCAGATGGCCGCGCTCGGCATGGGCGCTCTGCTCGGAGTGGCGCAGGGCTCGGCGCGCAAGCCGCGCTTGCTGGCGCTCACGTGGAACGGCGGAAAGCCGGGCGAAAAGCCGGTCGCTTTCGTCGGCAAGGGCGTGACCTTCGATACCGGCGGGATCTCGATCAAGCCGGCCGCGGGCATGGAAGACATGAAGTGGGACATGGGCGGGGCCGGCGCGGTTGCCGGCGCGCTGCTCGCGCTGGCGAAGCGCAAGGCCAAGGCCAACATCGTCGGCGTCTGCGGGCTGGTGGAGAACATGCCCGACGGCAACGCGCAGCGCCCGGGCGATGTGGTCACCTCGATGTCGGGCCAGACGATCGAGGTGATCAACACCGACGCCGAAGGCCGGCTGGTGCTGTGCGACGCGCTGACCTGGGTGCAGAAGGAGCATGAACCGACCGCGATCGTCGATCTTGCGACGCTTACCGGTGCGATCATCATTTCGCTCGCGCATGAATATGCCGGGCTGTTCTCCAACGACGATCCGCTGGCCGAAAAGCTGATCGCGTCGGGCAAGGCCAGCGGCGATGTCCTGTGGCGGATGCCGGTCGGCCCGGCCTACGACAAGATGATCGATTCCCCGATTGCCGACATGAAAAACGTCGGCGCGCGCGGGGGCGGCTCGATCACCGCGGCGCAGTTCATCCAGCGGTTCGTCGAGAACGGCACCCCCTGGGCGCATCTCGACATCGCCGGCACCGTGTGGGTCGACAAGCCCGGGGCGACCTGGGACAAGGGCGCGACCGGCTATGGCGTGCGCCTGCTCGACCGCTTCGTGCGGGACAATCTCGAGGGGTGA